The genomic window tataataaatatatttattattatttgaaattaaaatggaaaaacaagaagaagaaaaagctgCTCTGTCACCGCCGAgccttttttatatgatttttatataaatatgcttgctttatttttaacttcGTCATGATTAAAATAGATTTGCATTATgcttaataatatgattattttaaaatatgtatgtaaatagtaGTTCATCATGATGACGAtgatttaatagtaataatagtgTATTCTCATGTTTTCCACTTCCTCAGGCCATCACCTGTTCCAAATTCAGTTGGTTCACTCTCTGAAGGAACTATCTGTTCCCTACCAGCCCCTCTACCCCTAACATCAGCATCATCATTTGAACGTCCTGAAGCGTCATCATCTGCTTCTGGAATTGATCATCCTGAGTTTATTCATTATCCAACCAATAACGACACTGCGATATCTGGACCTGTAATATCTCCCCATGATGGATGTCCATATCCAAATGGACCCCTCTATGGAGGAGAAGCTGCTGCTTCTGGATTGCCTCCATATCCTCAGCTCAATCATTCTTATGCCGTTCCTcctcaacaacaacaacgtcTACCACCTGCGTTCATTAAACAGGAAATTAAAACCGATCTTCCTTCTGAGAGCAACaacaatagtaataatattaacaacaaCAACGAGCTTAAAAGAACATTGGATCACGGTAATACACATTCCTAATTAGTAATTGTATTAAATCAGTCCGACTTACTTTTGAtagttacttttttattcttattattatagttgtcttattcaactcatattttatattttcaggatTCCGAAATTCCACTCTCGTCAAAACTGAAAAGGATGCTTACTCATCCTCCTCTTCGACATCGTCTTCATCCTCATCCTCCTTCAAAAACTCATCCAATTCCTCCTTTTCAAGTGCATTTCGATCCCGCTATTCTAAAGATGAGAAAAGAGCTAGGGATATTGGAGTGCCCTTTTCCGTGGAAGACATTGTCTCATTGCCCATGGATGAATACAATGACATGATTGCACGTCATGCTCTCACGGATGATCAGTTGAGTCTCTGTAGAGATATACGCCGTCGTGGGAAAAATAAAGTTGCTGCTCAAAATTgtcgaaaaagaaaaattcatcaaatcaCGGAGCTCAAAACAACAATTGATCTTAACCGAGAAATCCAAAATCGACTCATTGAACAGCGATCTCATCTCATTCGTATTCGTGAAGAGTATACCGAATTAGTCTTGGATGCTCAAAGACAATATTGGAGTAAAAGTAAATATGATCCGGATTTGTTTGAGTTCAGATTTTCGGATGATGGAAGTAGTGTTGCGGTTGTACCTAAAATTTCTACCACGACGAGGGAAGATGTGGTAAGCTCGCTTTCACAGAGATCAACAAGAATCCATCAAAATgtgaattctttattttttcagagtGATACCAACTATCGACATTAGGAAGTTTATAGTCATAGTCAGCaaataaaattggttttttgtGATATCCCTACGCctaagaattaaagaatatgaATCGTCTTTCTGAAGCCCCGAGAAATATTAATTGGATCGGTTTCAATTTCTttggatataatatatacatatttaaaaatatatatattttttttaacagacaaGTTAAAAAGGAACTTTGgggacaaattattattataattgaatttttgtcgttaatttaataaaacaaacaaaacaaaattgtgACAATCTATTAAGGATTGTAAAAAGCTATATATTTTCTCCCTTCTGTCTCCCCTCCCCCTTTTCTTGCTTTGTTTGAATACTTAGATGATGATGATCCTAAAAACACTCTAGGGTATGTTCTGATgtcagaaatattaataattaatcattatatagtttactttaattgaaaaaaaagaaaacagtattttatgtatttattgtgCTGTTTTTTTCCCTTCACTTTCAAGAGATATtagattcaatatatatattatgtacaagacatgtatatattgttaactttttttttgttgcaattgTCCCCCTTTTATACAAGCATCTGAATGAttaatattactacataatattaGAAATGGAGTTGATCCAAATTTAAATGGACTTTTAGTCTGTGGTTGTGCGAGTACGTGAATAATTGCTCGggatttgaagaagaaaaataacttcCTCTAGATTAATCAGACCAGACTTGTAGTCATGAACgtcattcattaattaatagatatattatagtatatgtatgtgacagattattattcataatttaactttttgtatgttttatatattatatctacataatataatattcattgagAGATGCATCTGATTGTGTgatctcgttttttttttcagtctttgTTGttctcataatatatttttaccttttcttTCATAAATTGATCAGTAGTCGTCTGCTCAAACGTGTTCTATCCTTCTTGATGATGAACACTGTTagctttttttgtgttttttttttaaaacaatggcATATGGAAATATGCCATTGCTTCATACCACAGCATCCAACTCCTCctataaagtaaatttactattttctacacgtattattagtatatataatgtatatttatctttatgtcatttatatttttaatacatcaaaaattAACTCTGAATTTGTcatttcctctctctctctctctttgaataattaattcttcttgAAATTTGTAGATTCTTAaaggtttttcttattttgcattttcattctttcttgggaagaattaaaaaaaaatgtcaaatcctttataataccaataataataataatttaccaaGCAGCGTTGTTAATTTCATACAcattttttcagctttttttaCGAGTGtgacaaacaaaaatttaaaatgaattgaaagaattaattaatgtttattattgcatattatattcactttttaaaaattactaatttttacctttaattttcGTGTGTTGTAAAACTTTTTACGTCAACATACAATcatcatattatgtataatataatatttatattttattaaaataatgtggCTGTGATATTATTTGTGCTTTATTTACATAAGATTATGTGTTATGTGCTGTTATTAAAGCTTGTCTCTTTTCCTTTTGTGGCTCAATATTGAAATGATTGtaagaatattgatatttagaaaaagtacAAGTCTTATCAAAATTAGTTGCACTATTTACTATGAATGAAATAATCCATAGTATCTAGAAAAAGAGATAGCTATCAAACCAAATCAACAAGATCTTTTTTTAGGTTGACTTGCCAAGCTGGACATGATAAATCAAGCCAAGACTGCAATTATCTGAATTTGGAGAATTAATCAAAACTATCCTCGTGCACTCTTGTTTGAATCTGTTGCTCTCCTGTTTCCATGTCCATGAAACGGATAATTTAGCAAAATTTCTATGTTGAAAAACTGTTACACAAAAGCAGCGCCCGAATAAATTCGCAAGAGTGGGTGGGGTGTGTAGCAATATTAAATCATGTTgtcatacaattttaatattaagtatatgaaatattacgTTTAATGGCTCCTATAATCCCAGTGCCAATGCCCTCATATTAAGGCTACAGGATCCAACATGTACATTGTATCTGACATGGTCTGAGATTCGACCCTGGGCTCACTCccaaaattggtaaaatatcaagttttgaattcttataaataatacatattttctaaatcaaaattttatgtagaaTCCAAATCTGAAGTCAGAAATGCAAACTATGCAATGGGTTTTTTAGATATACGCTTTTTTGCAAAGATATGTCTAATCTGACgaggggaaaaatatattttcagcattttcaagtttataaatgaatcaattagtcCAACACCGTTAGTTGTGAGAACCTGTAGTTGTTTTATGACAAATTGGGCCTTGATTTAGTTCATATCAAGTAGCTGCTTGTCATGTGATTGCACACTATTTTGCTtcgtaaaaatacaaaattcagaaATATTAAGTACTTTGACTCAAATTGggtatcattttcataaagaaatacGTCTTAGGTATAATCTATTTACTTTTCACGAATATAGATCATTCCATATTTTTGTCACGTCCTCTCGTAATGccatattaccaaaaaaaaaaaaaatcggaaatattacaccttttttttgtgttacGCAAAAGCAgtgatttttgtccaaaattggtcccaaattcaaatttattggcTAAACCACACAAAATACAGGAATGAAActtgaaaaaatcataatctacagagatttttacattagaaaaaaattactaaccAATTTTCAATGCTTATTTTctaccttaaatatttttttcggacTTACGGCAGTGAACCTGGGGTCAAATCTTCAAccatgtcatatatatatattacacgaCTGTGCTAGTTGGAATTTGTACACACGTCTTATgacttctaatttatttataaaaccatTCTATTTAATAGggcgttttcactgacgtcataaattgcattataatcgAAGGAGACTACATTTTCTTAGGGGGGGGTGAAAGTTGatgtttttacattatttcattaaattaggcAATAgaggataaaatttttatagataatgaggtttaattcattttatttgttggtcccattttgatatggaaaaagtttactatttttcttaagaTGAATGAATAAAGGGTTTtctttgttataaaacttggatGTTTAGGCCCTCAAAATGGCCTACGTCACACTTAATACTGAACTAACTACTAATTGAtgctattatttcattttgattcgTTAAAATTACTCATTCGTTATGTACTTAAGATTAATTAAGATAGgccttttcattttgaaatatgccATAGAATATCCCAAACAGTCAGGTAATTAGATTTTCAGATAAAGAGATCTGTCAGTGTACTTATTTTGTGTTCCTTTAGTAAAGGAAAGATTTACAAGACCATTTCAAAGCAGTATAATTAATGTTccttaaacataaaaataaaacactatgTCGAGGCAACAACTAaggtaaaaaagtataaatgactcattgattttaaaatctgGACTGAATTGGATATTGCTGTACTTATAGTAATTTTTAACTGTTTAATAGAAGGAGTAAAAcccatttaaattttgtaagatCTCATGTATTAAGTGAAACTTTATAGGAACACAAATAATTGATAATGcctcattctatttttttttggtagtaaTTGTATCAAATCTCAACTTGACATAATATACTCAACACTTCCTAAGATGATTATCCCAAATTACGgattctttcaaattaaaagaaaagaaacactGAGCAGAACAATTTTCAGCTAAAATTGGCATATTGATGCGTGCATCAAGTGTACGGATTAAAGTATGTTTCACTTCCAAGAAGAGACGAAAGGGTTCAAATTGTACAAGTGTTATTCATGGCCTATAGCCAGGATACACTAAGGGATGGGtcagcaaaaataaacaaatacattagtcgTAATAACAAATATAGGTAAGTgtactaaatattttgaaaactttttgtgaaattagatcaataattgtaataaggttaattatgatttacaacaaataaaaaatatagatgacTAGGAAAACAACAATAATAGGAAATGATATAAGGAATAAATGAtatcatatttatctttaatatatacgtacttgtcctcaaaattattcattacacTCGTTAACTTTTGtggtaaaaaaaaggatttttgtcgagtttttttataagttatatcacTTATGCAAATGAAAGAATGGCAACTATTCTTAATTCCagaatacattaattatttgtgtattttattgaaggataaacaaaaaatactgttcaaaattattcataccccTGCCATGTTAATCTTTATTCTCAAGTTATTTAATGACCTTACAATGGAATAAATATCCATTTTGTAGAGCcaatattacaaaaaacatCTTTAGATCATACTCAATTTTGGGTGATCAAGGTCTTTGAGGACCTGCGTCAGCTTATTATGTGTGCCCCCAGTAAAGGAAAGGGTTACAATTTCAAAGCAGTATGATGTCCCttaaatgtgcaaaaaaaaaaacaatttcgaGACAACAACTTCATGGAGACGGACTAGTTAGGGCCGAAGTTGTTATGGTCCACCATCGAACAAGTCTTGCACACAGGAAGTCGTCTTCATGAGCGTATGTCTCAGAAGAAGCTGATACTTGGGGGGGATAAAATGTACACACTCAACTTGCCTttgctataatttatattctctgAAGCAAGATCCCAGTTTTTGGTCAACCCTCCTGTGGTCTGATAAGTCTGCATTAGTTTtgtaacaaagataaaaaattcctaaaattgtatgtgctaaaaatatttattatgtactattcaattttgatatgcTTCTTTGATAAGTAGTACAATCTTATCTATCGAAGTTTTTCCACTCATTACTTTGCCGAACATGATTCCTCTTTTCTGTGGCAAAATGTATCATTAATAAAGAGAGTATTTTTTCAGCTGTGATGATTTATTTGTTACTGAAACTATGATCAAATCTGCATATTTctttaatactatatatttattaagttatccaCCTTCATTTGCTGAGAAGTGACAGCGgcaaataaagattaattgcTTCCtggatttataattaattttcggaGGAGATGGTTTTACCAAAtgtcttaataaaaaattgcttaCCAATAAAATTACTATACATAACATTTCTGATGATACAGAGAGACCACACACTTCCACTACATACTTAATGGAACTCAGCGGTAAGGGTTTCTTGGTATTTAAAAGACAAGTTAAATAAGTtaggggctattttttttttttacttatatctatttctcttttcttttgatTCGATGTAACCCAGATGACCTGTTTTATTCCCTGAGGcaatattaaacttatatattcATGGTACATTCAAGGAACTAAGTTATCGAAGATAATAAGGGAATATTAACACTAATGTATAGcacacatactttttttttctagtgtAACGCATGGTGTtagcatatacatatgtatacgaAGTTCAAATCTCATATAGTGAAATGACCAAATCTTGaaatgtgaattaaaaaaagatatacaaacTCATGTTGAAATAAAACATGCATTTTATTCTTTGGAGTCTCCTTAAATGCAGAACACAATGTGTGACTTTTAAAACATTGGTAATATAATAATCTTTCTTCCATAAATGTTTGTACAATAACTatcataatgaataaattaatgtttaacaaGGCGCAACATTAGTGAATAAATGAATATGGTGAATAGAagtaatctaaaaaaatgacaactaattaattgaattattggCTCAACGTGGGATGAGTTCAACATTGAAAATATGGGGCAACCAACTAataggtaataaataaaaaataagaattatcaTAATGCTTAACTTtgtaatttgaaagaaaaaaagagatgcCTTTTTAAGGCTCAAGAATTCCTCTTTGAGTCAGAGAATCCTGGAGAGATAGAAAGAGTAGGAGTTGCTCTTCTGGCTTTAGCATATAAATCTgttgtattaatttttgtctGGATGCCGTTCGCACAAAGCTATGAATGTAAACATTTACGAATGTGGCCATAAGGAACTGACAATCAAATCTATCCATAATTCCACCATGTCCAGGAATAATATCACCGAAATCCTTAATTTTGAAGGCTCTTTTGAACCCGCTTGCAAAGAATCCACCAAAGGGTCCAATCACGGAAGCAAAGATAGACATGAAGAAGCAATGTAGTAAAAAGGGATAGAGGATGATAGTTTCAGAGCCTCCCGTGACTACATTCCTCATGTTTGCCAGGGTTTCAGGAAGTTTGAACTCCTGAGGTAAGAAGTTGGATGAGGGCTCACAATCCCAATGACTCATTCTTCCAAGAGACTCATTATACTCGATGGGGCATATTAAATAGCTATGCTGGCATACAAAGTATGAAAGGGAAAGAGACATGAAGACCGTTGCAAAGCCTCCTCCAATAAAGCCTTCCCATGTTTTTTTGGGACTGAGCTGAATAAGTGGCGTTCTTCCAAGAAAGAAGCCAAACATGTAGGCCATGACATCATTTATAACAACCATAAGGATGGGCATGATGAACCAAATGAGTCCCTCAAACATGTTTTGAATGATAAGGTAAGACTGTGTGACGACAATGAGGAGGGCAACATGGGTCCatgcaaaaagagaaaattgtcGCATATAATACTGCTTCACAAGGGAGAGCACAAACCAAACGAATCCCAAACAATACATCGAAAAGGAAATGAACCTATGATGCCTCACGAGAAAGGGCAAGAAGTCCACACGATTGATGAGAACGCCGAAGCTGTCCACCAAGGATTCGCCATAGAAGAAGTAATTGGATGTGATAAGGAAATACCAG from Lepeophtheirus salmonis chromosome 1, UVic_Lsal_1.4, whole genome shotgun sequence includes these protein-coding regions:
- the Cds gene encoding phosphatidate cytidylyltransferase, photoreceptor-specific — encoded protein: MSEVRQRIVGGGGESEDPPREIADEGPSKEIGQDKGGKWGEVLNAALSGLPPRWKNWVIRGIFTWLMIGGFGLIIYGGPLTLMLTTFYVQVKCFSEIINIGYAVYKVHNLPWFRSLSWYFLITSNYFFYGESLVDSFGVLINRVDFLPFLVRHHRFISFSMYCLGFVWFVLSLVKQYYMRQFSLFAWTHVALLIVVTQSYLIIQNMFEGLIWFIMPILMVVINDVMAYMFGFFLGRTPLIQLSPKKTWEGFIGGGFATVFMSLSLSYFVCQHSYLICPIEYNESLGRMSHWDCEPSSNFLPQEFKLPETLANMRNVVTGGSETIILYPFLLHCFFMSIFASVIGPFGGFFASGFKRAFKIKDFGDIIPGHGGIMDRFDCQFLMATFVNVYIHSFVRTASRQKLIQQIYMLKPEEQLLLFLSLQDSLTQRGILEP